From the Paenibacillus sp. FSL H8-0548 genome, one window contains:
- a CDS encoding sugar ABC transporter permease, which yields MTSLRKLGESYSFIIPSLIFTVVLGIYPILWAIRYMFYSYPGYGEEVFIGFGNFAALMRDEAYWNSVVNTAIYASGKIIITIPLSLVLAVILNKGLKGKNFLRAIYFMPTVLSTAVISIVFFNIFNSYNGIINQFLMKYHIVSKGIDWLGPDMAMFTSIIVAIWGAIGNYMLLFLAGLQSIPDDVYESASLDGANARQKFVYITVPMLGPVLQMIIMLAITISLKGYESIMVLTEGGPIGRTEVMYLYVYRMFFPISSSSTMIQQIGYGSAVGFMSAVIVGLITIGYFWISKRLNRIF from the coding sequence ATGACGAGCCTACGTAAATTAGGAGAATCCTACTCATTTATTATACCCAGTCTTATCTTCACCGTGGTGCTAGGTATTTATCCGATTCTATGGGCGATTAGATATATGTTCTATAGCTATCCCGGATATGGGGAAGAAGTCTTTATCGGTTTTGGTAATTTTGCTGCTTTAATGCGAGATGAAGCCTACTGGAACTCGGTGGTTAATACGGCAATCTATGCTTCGGGCAAAATCATCATCACGATTCCTCTTTCGTTAGTTTTAGCGGTTATTCTGAATAAAGGGCTAAAAGGTAAAAACTTTTTAAGAGCGATTTATTTTATGCCTACTGTACTGAGTACGGCGGTCATTTCCATCGTCTTTTTTAACATCTTCAATTCGTACAACGGAATCATCAATCAGTTTCTCATGAAATATCACATCGTTTCCAAAGGGATTGATTGGCTTGGCCCGGATATGGCCATGTTTACTTCGATTATCGTTGCGATCTGGGGAGCTATTGGAAACTACATGCTGCTGTTTCTAGCGGGTCTGCAAAGCATTCCAGATGATGTCTATGAGAGTGCTTCACTAGATGGGGCGAACGCTAGACAAAAGTTTGTCTATATTACCGTTCCGATGCTGGGGCCTGTGCTGCAAATGATTATTATGCTGGCGATCACCATCTCTTTAAAGGGCTACGAGAGTATTATGGTCTTAACCGAGGGCGGTCCAATCGGACGAACCGAAGTCATGTATCTTTATGTCTATCGGATGTTCTTCCCGATTTCGTCTAGCTCCACGATGATCCAGCAGATCGGCTATGGTAGCGCTGTAGGCTTTATGTCTGCCGTCATTGTTGGACTCATTACGATCGGTTATTTCTGGATCTCGAAACGTTTGAATCGTATTTTCTAG
- a CDS encoding sugar ABC transporter substrate-binding protein, whose translation MFNKMNKTSMLTVSTILALTLSACSSGGGNTTNSPKGTNETSPQSTNAAVNEGTSDAPKVKLNYWTEDRHDLAYIQEVVQRFNETNKNNIEVEVKGLSENYNQSVDIAFSSKQAPDIIRTTPSNFIPFVKKGYLEPLNGYMNAEMDAKFGGALIDKSNMMDGQIYSLPNYGYSSRLIYNVDLFEKAGIAGPPTTLDEMVETAKKLTEAGQDTGAYGFAINFKGADNSFEKAPRSIAELSGVGGYGYDFKTGKYDFSGFADIMTAFKQMKDDGSMLPGVEAMDIDPLRAQFAEGKIGMYLSISAETNVYLEQFPAKINWAAALPPTINGEIKGVAGYWKTGPWLSISSQTKHKEEAWQFLDYMYSDEVLQKYYEGGYGLSLLPDIIAKSKTPEVPGIEGFLPTENDGIWPISPKVTVDGTDFSNLFIKYTISGGDLDKMIEDVNARYNVALDKARASGDVTTEAMPDFDAKSMQGMLTK comes from the coding sequence ATGTTTAATAAAATGAACAAAACAAGTATGTTGACGGTAAGCACCATTCTCGCTCTGACGTTGAGCGCATGCTCCTCAGGTGGCGGTAATACGACGAATTCACCTAAGGGGACAAACGAAACATCGCCACAGTCCACCAATGCAGCCGTTAACGAGGGAACCAGTGATGCACCGAAGGTGAAGCTAAACTATTGGACAGAGGATCGACATGATTTGGCCTATATTCAGGAGGTCGTCCAAAGGTTTAACGAGACAAATAAAAACAACATCGAAGTAGAAGTGAAAGGGCTGTCTGAAAACTATAACCAGTCCGTGGACATTGCCTTCTCGAGCAAGCAAGCACCTGACATTATTAGAACCACACCAAGCAACTTTATTCCTTTCGTCAAGAAAGGGTATCTGGAACCGTTGAATGGTTACATGAATGCGGAGATGGACGCTAAGTTTGGAGGGGCGCTGATCGATAAATCCAATATGATGGATGGTCAAATTTATTCCCTTCCAAACTACGGGTATTCAAGCAGACTCATTTATAATGTGGATTTATTTGAGAAAGCGGGCATTGCAGGCCCTCCTACGACGTTGGATGAAATGGTAGAAACGGCTAAAAAGTTGACTGAAGCTGGCCAGGATACCGGAGCCTACGGCTTTGCCATTAACTTTAAAGGAGCAGACAACTCATTTGAGAAAGCGCCACGTTCGATCGCTGAGCTCAGTGGGGTTGGCGGCTATGGCTACGATTTTAAAACAGGCAAATATGATTTTTCCGGCTTTGCAGACATTATGACCGCATTCAAACAAATGAAGGACGATGGCAGCATGCTGCCGGGCGTGGAGGCGATGGATATTGATCCGCTTCGTGCTCAATTTGCCGAAGGAAAGATTGGCATGTACCTCTCTATTTCTGCTGAGACGAATGTGTATCTAGAACAGTTCCCGGCGAAGATTAACTGGGCCGCAGCGCTGCCACCAACGATTAACGGCGAGATTAAGGGCGTAGCGGGCTACTGGAAAACAGGTCCATGGCTTTCGATTAGCAGTCAGACCAAACACAAAGAAGAAGCTTGGCAGTTCTTAGATTATATGTACAGCGATGAAGTGCTGCAAAAGTATTATGAGGGTGGTTACGGATTATCCCTTCTTCCTGACATTATTGCGAAGTCCAAAACACCAGAAGTTCCGGGCATTGAAGGCTTCCTTCCGACAGAAAATGATGGCATTTGGCCGATCTCCCCGAAAGTAACCGTGGATGGAACGGACTTTTCAAACCTATTTATTAAATACACGATCAGCGGCGGCGACTTGGATAAGATGATCGAGGATGTCAATGCGCGATATAATGTGGCGCTGGATAAAGCGAGAGCAAGCGGAGACGTAACGACGGAAGCGATGCCGGACTTTGATGCGAAAAGCATGCAAGGGATGTTAACGAAATAA